A window of the Henckelia pumila isolate YLH828 chromosome 3, ASM3356847v2, whole genome shotgun sequence genome harbors these coding sequences:
- the LOC140889828 gene encoding rho GTPase-activating protein 2-like produces the protein MTGVVMVTRGGGCGGRSSKSAVAEARQKQEDQQLSLLDFILSALRKSMVSACRLDRAEREVISAVRHMEIGWPTNVQHLTHVTFDRFHGFLGLPVEFEVEVPCKAPSASVSVFGVSADSMQCSYDARGNSVPTILLLMQEKLYAQGGLESEGIFRINPENSQERHVRDKLNRGIVPEDIEVHCLAGLIKAWFRELPSGVLDGLSPEQVLQCSVEEEECVELVKQLKPTEKALLGWAIDLMADVVELEEFNKMNARNIAMVFAPNMTQMSDPLTALMHAVQVMNLLKTLIIRTLRQREEAAGEGYSPLTPHFLDRRSDGKYDSRHEMETSREPTPEASDDDSGALYSPCSEDKCEVESLSEIEENFLRQLDENETAKNGFRKRLEGILCREHMSPTSNSTYIADSCLTSTGNRVESSRLSTSNGEDLKTGSVSVIHKMDSRNLTGDIATGDNHAESVTS, from the exons atgacCGGGGTGGTGATGGTGACGAGGGGCGGCGGCTGCGGCGGGAGGAGCTCGAAATCTGCGGTGGCTGAGGCGCGGCAGAAGCAGGAAGACCAGCAGCTGTCTCTTCTGGACTTCATTCTATCGGCCTTGAGGAAGTCCATGGTGTCTGCCTGCCGTTTGGATAGGGCGGAGAGAGAGGTGATATCCGCCGTTCGTCACATGGAAATCGGGTGGCCCACCAATGTTCAGCACTTGACCCATGTCACTTTTGACAGATTCCATGGTTTTTTGGGTCTGCCTGTTGAGTTTGAGGTGGAGGTCCCGTGTAAAGCTCCGAGTGCTAG TGTTAGTGTATTCGGAGTCTCTGCAGACTCAATGCAATGCTCTTATGACGCACGAGGCAACAGTGTCCCAACCATTCTGCTCTTAATGCAGGAAAAGCTATATGCACAAGGTGGTCTCGAG tCTGAGGGAATTTTTCGGATCAACCCGGAGAATAGCCAAGAGAGACATGTCAGAGACAAGCTCAACAGAGGCATTGTGCCCGAAGACATTGAAGTCCACTGCTTGGCAGGTCTGATCAAAGCCTGGTTTCGGGAGCTACCATCCGGTGTTCTTGACGGGCTTTCGCCTGAGCAGGTTTTGCAATGCAGTGTGGAAGAGGAGGAATGTGTGGAGCTTGTTAAGCAGCTAAAACCAACCGAAAAAGCACTTCTTGGCTGGGCAATTGATCTCATGGCTGATGTTGTCGAGCTAGAAGAATTTAACAAAATGAATGCAAGAAATATCGCTATGGTTTTTGCTCCAAACATGACTCAG ATGTCAGATCCGTTGACGGCTCTCATGCATGCTGTTCAAGTTATGAACTTATTGAAGACATTGATAATCAGAACACTGCGTCAACGTGAGGAGGCTGCTGGCGAAGGATACTCACCCTTGACGCCTCATTTTTTGGATAGGCGAAGTGATGGCAAATACGACAGTCGACATGAGATGGAAACTAGCCGTGAACCTACCCCAGAGGCCTCAGATGACGACTCGGGAGCTCTGTACAGCCCATGTAGTGAAGACAAATGTGAAGTCGAGTCATTGAGTGAGATAGAAGAGAATTTCTTGAGACAactggatgagaatgagactgCCAAAAATGGCTTCAGGAAACGACTCGAAGGTATTTTGTGCAGAGAGCATATGAGTCCCACTAGTAATTCTACGTACATTGCGGATTCTTGTCTTACATCAACCGGTAACAGAGTAGAGAGTTCCCGACTTAGCACGAGCAATGGTGAAGACTTGAAAACAGGTTCGGTTTCAGTTATCCATAAAATGGATTCAAGAAACTTGACCGGCGACATTGCAACCGGAGACAACCATGCAGAATCTGTGACTAGCTAG